The genomic region CAGGTTTTTACACAATTCGCATGAGGCCCGAGCGACTGTACGCAAACCCGGCCGGCTTTGAGTAACCTGAATCCTCAGGCGAAAAAGAAAGGGGCGAACCACCGGCTGCGTGACTGTGCTCAACCTGACATTGAAAAGACGGGTTGGAGCTAGCTGCACGCACACGCGTGAGTTATACTAATCAAGTTGCCTGCAGCGGCTGTACGTGCCGGGCGGGTGGGTGGTGGACCCACGTGGTCTGTCGCTCATGTAGGAAAGTAAGCTAATAAGAATCGGAGATACGACCGTGGCTTCAAAGTGCGACGTGTGTGGCAAGGGTCCAGGCTTCGGCAAGAGCGTTTCGCACTCCCACGTGCGGACGAACCGTCGTTGGAACCCCAATATTCAGCGTGTGCGCGCGATCGTTAACGGGACGCCTAAGCGTCTCAACGTGTGCACCACCTGCATTAAGAGCGAACGCATTCAGCGTCCCGCCTAAGTAAACGCGTTCTTAAACGAAAAGACCCCGCTCATCGCGGGGTCTTTTTGCATGCCCAGACGAGTTCGAGGGGAAGCGCTCGCGGCGGAAACAACGCCGTTTCAAACCTGAGCACTCGCGGCGCAAACATCGCCGTTTCAAACCTGAGCACTCACGGCGGGAACAACGCCGTTTCAAACCTCAGCACTCACGGCGGAAACAACGTGTTTAGCGTTCAGAGAGGTGGTCCCACCCGGCTTCCACCACCGGCCGCCCGTCCAGCGTAACCGCGCCTCCCTCAGCGTTTTCCTCAGTGCTTTCCTCAACCCGGCCCACTACCTGAAAGCCGTCTGGCAGCGTGGTTTCGGGTGGGAAGCAGGCAAGTAACGAGTGGTCTTCACCCCCGTTTAGCACGCATTCCCACGGATCAACCCCGGCTGCTTCCGCACCCGGTTTAAGCTGGCGCGAAAAGCCCCTCAGGTGCGTGCCGACGAACGCGAGCGTAACCGCGGACGCATCCGCCATGCGTTTGGCGTCCGTGGACAGGCCGTCGGAAATATCCATCATCGCGTGCGCCCCCGCCTGCGCAGCAAGCACACCGGCCTCATACGGTGGGTGCGGGGCCCGGTACGTATCCACGTACGGCGCCAAGGCTGGCTGCACCTCACTGGTGCGCAAACTCCCCGGTACCTGCCCGGTGTTCAACAGCTGGTAGCCAACCAGAGAAAAACCGAGCGTACCGCAAATCGCGACCACATCCCCGACTTGCGCGTTGCCGCGCTGCACGTCGCCATACGGCGTATAACCCAAAGCGGTTACGGACACAACTAGTTGCGACCCGGCGGTCACGTCACCACCGACAACCCCTGCGCGTGTGCGCGACACTTCCTGACCAAAACCATTGACGAGATCCACCACCTGCTCGTCGGACACGTGGGGTGGGATCACTAGCGCAACCACCAGGGCACTCGCCCGCCCCCCTTGGGCTGCTATATCCGCGAGGTTCTGCGCTGCTGCACGCCGACCCACGTCATGAAACGAGGACCATTCCAACGTGAAATGCTCATTTTCTACAATTGCATCTGTCGTTACAATGAACCGCTGCTCGGGCGCCGCGATTGAAGCGCAGTCGTCACCGGAACCGATGAGGGTGCGTTCCCCCACCGGCAGGTGCCGACGCATCGCGGCGATTAGCGTGTCCTCATGCCCCATTTGAGCCTCCTGCTCCTGCCCCATCACCGCCCACTCGTGGCCCGGCGACGCCTCCTACGAGCCGGCGCATCCGGGCGGACGCGAACATGCACACGGCGGCGGCTGCGGACACGTTCAGTGATTCCGCGTGCCCGGCCAGTGGGATTGCCACCAGGTGGTCGATCGCGCCGGTTTCCACTTGGGCGAATCCGTGTGCCTCATTGCCGAAAACCCAGGCGGTTGGCGCGGCTAAATCCACTGCTTCCCCACCTAATTCTGCGTCGAACAAATCGGTTGAGCCACGTCCATCTGCGCCCAGCACCGTCATGTTGCGCGCGTGCGCCCACTGCGCCGCATCTTCGAATGACACGTTCACTACGGTGGGTAAGTGGAATACGGATCCGGCGGAGGCGCGCACCACTTTCGGGGAAGACACGTCTGCGGTGCCAGAGCATGCCAGCACCGCATCCGCCCCGGCGGCATCCGCGATGCGAATCATCGTGCCCACGTTGCCGGGGTCTTGAATTCCAGCGAGAATCATCACGAATGACCAGTCCACGCGGGGTAGGCCATCGGTTCTGAAGTCCTCTACGACCGCGCTGACGCCTTGCGCATCCTTGGAAATAGCGGTCGATACTTCGTCGGTGACTTCGTGCACCCAACGGGTTTTTGTGCGCGCCAGTTGGGTGAGTTCAAAGTCGCGTTCCATCGCAGTCGAGCTGAGGTACACGTCTTTGAGGTCGCGGCCACAAAACCGCAGTGCTTCCCGTACCGCTTGGGGGCCTTCTACTAGTACCCGTCCTGCGCGTCGGCGTGCAGAACGCCCGGCTAGTCGAGCTACCTCCCGGATTCGATCCGAGTTGGGGTTAGCTAGAATAGCCGGGCGCCTGGCCGACTGGTTCCCAGTCGAACTCAACTTTCCTCGCTATTTCGCTGCGGGAGCGTTAATGTCTTCGGGCAGTGCTGCCTTCGCCGATTCCACTAACGCGGTGAATGCGGTCGCGTCGTTCACCGCCAGGTCAGCGAGCATCCGCCGGTCAACCTCAATGCCCGCCAGGTTCAGGCCCTGCATGAAGCGGTTGTAGGTCATCCCGTTTTGGCGTGCTGCCGCGTTGATACGCTGAATCCACAGTTTACGGAATTCGCGTTTCTTGGTGCGACGATCGCGGTAAGAGTACACAAATGAGTGTGTAACCTGCTCTTTAGCTTTGCGGTACAGCCGGGAACGCTGCCCCCGGTAGCCCGACGCTTGTTCCAGTACTTTGCGACGCTTCTTGCGTGCGTTCACGGACCTTTTTACACGTGCCATCTCTTATAGTCTCCTTAAACTCCGGTTCCCAGCAGTTGCTTTAGCGTCCTAGTAGACGGTTAGCCTGCTTTAGATTTGCGCTGTGTACAACCTGGTCGCGAGATAGGCGACGCTTACGGCGAGATGACTTGTGCTCCAGCAGGTGACGTTTACCTGCCCGCTCACGCATGAGCTTGCCACTACCGGTTACACGGAAACGCTTTTTAGCACCGGAGTGCGTCTTCATCTTTGGCATTTATCTAATCCTCAACTAGTGATTGTCGTGCGTAAACGTTGGTCTTTACGCGTTCTTAGCGGAGCGTTCGGCCTGGCGGTTGCGGCGTTGCTGCCGCTGCGCTTCCCGGCGTTTACGCTGTTCGCTTTTCGCTTCCGACTTTTTACGGGTCGGGGCCAGCACCATCGTCATGTTGCGGCCGTCTTGGCGGGGGCGTGATTCCACTGTGCCCAGTTCGTGCACGTCCTCCGCCAGGCGTTCCAGTAGGCGCACGCCCATTTCTGGACGGGACTGTTCGCGCCCGCGGAACATGATCATGACTTTAACTTTGTCGCCACCGTTTAGGAACCGCTCAACATGGCCTTTTTTCGTTTCGTAATCGTGGTCGTCGATCTTGAGGCGGAAACGAATTTCCTTCAACACCGTGTTGGCTTGATTACGTCGCGCGTCACGTGCTTTCTGAGCAGCTTCGTACTTGTACTTACCGTAGTCCATCAGGCGCGTTACGGGCGGATGGGCTTTGGGGGCTACCTCAACGAGGTCGAGTCCAGCCTCCTCGGCAAGTCTGAGGGCGTCTTCCACTCGGACGACACCAACTTGTTCACCTTCTGGTCCCACGAGGCGCACCTCGGGAACTCGTATGCGGTCATTGACGCGAGGTTCCTTGATGAGAACTTCCTTTCATAGTTTCCCTATGAACACGAAGAAGGTCTTCGCATTCCCGGCGAAGACCCACATAACACGCGCAAAAACGCTTGCTAACCCGTTTCCTACTATGCCGAACCGAGATGGTCCAGGGGAACCCAAGGTGGGATTACTCCGCTTACTTATTGGTCGGCCGATTGGCCGTTGTTGTGTCTGGCGACACGTTAATCAGGTGACCCTGACATGTACGCGCTCTAGTTTAGCAAACCCACGCGAGCAAAAACAGTGCGCTCCTTCGCGTGGTACATGAGATTGCGCACACCAAGTCGCGTCATGCTAGGCCACGTTCACGACGGTGGGTTGAAACTGCACCGTTTCGGCTGCGACCCGCAACCGTGGTTCGGCCGCAAGTTCGTTGAGGACGCGCACAACTTCGGCGCGCCCAACTTGAGCGGTGAAGCCCACTTCAATCACCTGAGTTTGGCCTCCGGAAGGGCGCAGACGAACTTGGGCTTGAGCACCCACGCGGGTTTGCAGCGCATTGCGTAACTCGTCATCTTCCCACGGGGGTAGCCACACATCCCCGTGCGCAAGGGCAATCACCGCGGGCCGCGGAAGCCGTACCGCCGGCGTCCCTGTACTATCTGCTGAGGTCGCGTGGTTTGCCCCCATACTTGGGTCAGTGGAAAGCGGAGCTGAGGCCGCGCTCTCACGTGCTGGGGCCGCTGCGTTCTCCGGTGCTGAGCCGGTGGGTGTCGGGTTGATTATGAGGCGCGAGCCGTACTGGGCGCAAGCTAAGAGCGCGCGCTGAGGGCCGGATACGGGAACCGGCCGGGCGGTACTATCCCACCTGGCGAGCGCTGCGGCGCTGGTGAACCCAGCGAGTACCCACCCGCTATCCGTCTTAACTGCACCGGCGCTACCATCGCAATCATCCGGGTTCGTTTCAACCACGGCAGCGGCAATTACCCGTTCCTTCTGCAGTGCGTGCACCAACTGTTTTAACCGCTGTCCAGCGTCCATCTGCTGCAGTGCTGCTTTAGTTTCGGGTAGGATCTCCCCCCGGTCTGTGGTGTCAACGCGCTGCGAGAGTCTACGCTGCAGTTGCTCCAGTGAATGTACCATCAGCTGCTGCCACCGCGCCGCCACGGGCGTCCAAATCCGCGTTTCGGTGATTCAGGCCGTTCCTGTGGGTTCACGGCATCGTCGTAGTCTTGAGGTTTCGTGCGGCCCAGCAGGAGGTCCTCCGCCCGCTCGTCCATAGTGTTTATCAACAGGCCCGCCGGAATCACTTCTTCCGGTTCTCCATTCACATAGCGGCGGGCCACAACCGATCCGGCGACCTCGTTTTCATCTTCACTAAGAATTGAGGTGATCGCTACCGCACCGTAACGCGTCAGCCGGCTCATGATGCGCGCAAACTTGTCGCACTCTTCTGGGATGGGCCGGTCTTCGCCCAGTAGGGATGCGAACTCGTCGGCGTCCGACCCCTCTCCCAGGTCCATGTACAGCGCCACTTGGCCTTGGAGAGGCACGACCCAGCGGCTGATACCGTACATACCCAACAGTTCAGACACGCCTGGTGCAGAAGGGATCGGCGCCATCACAAGTGCAATTGATCGCCGCCCACCCTCAAGGTGTAAAGACTCGTCAACGGGGTCGTCCATGCTGAGCTCATCATCCATCCCAGCCATGATTTTCTCGAACTCGTCATCAATGGAACTCACAGTGTTTTCACTCCCCCTACTGCTGTAACCGCTTCTATTCTATCGGTATCTACCCGGCCCTGTTTGCCCGCGTACCTCAGGCTTCTTTCATGTGATCATCAACACCACCTGCGTGCGCCCCCAGTTGTTTCCCGGCGAAGCGGTCGATGATCATTGCGATTGCGCCGTCACCGGTCACGTTAGTGGCGGTTCCAAATGAATCCAACGCAATGTAGGTAGCGAACATGAGGCCCACTTGCGCGTCATTAAAGCCAAGCATGGAAGACAGCAGGCCAGCTGCCGCGGCGATTGCCCCACCGGGCACACCGGGGGCAGCAATCATCATCACTCCGAGCATCAAAATGAACGGTGCGTATGACGCGAAGTCGGTGTGCCCGCCAGTCAAAAACAAGATAGCCAGCGAAAAGCCCGTGATTTTAATGGCCGAACCGGAAAGGTGGATCGTGGCGCACAGCGGGACAACAAAGGACGCCACCGGTTTTGACACGCCGTTTCGCCGGGCGCATTCCAGGGTTACTGGAATCGTGGCTGCTGAAGAGGAGGAACCTAACGCGGTGAGGAACGCGTCTTTCATTACCCACAAGCTTTTGAGGGGATTGCGGTGCGCAACCGCACCGGCGAGGGTGTATTGCAGCAGCAGGATCAGCATGCACAAGCTGAAGGTCATCACCACGACCGCCAGGAACGTGCTGATCACCCGGGTGGCGTCTCCGCTCATGGTTAGATTCATGAAGATACCGAAAATATGGAGGGGTAGTAGCGGGATGAGGATCTTCTCTACCAATGCGACCACGATTACCCGAAACTCACGGAACCCCTCTTTAACTACTGTGCCGCGCACCAGTGAGACACCGATACCGATTACGAACGCGAGGATCAGGGCGGTCATCACGTCCATCACGGGCGCGACCACAATCTCCACGCCGTCACCTGAGTGCGCGTTCGCGACAGTGAAGTACGGTTCTAACTCGGGGTGTTCGCTGGCGTCTAACGCCCCTATTGCTTGCCCTTGCAAAAAGGGTGGTAGCACCAGGTGGCTCACGCCCCACGTTCCAAAGCCAGCAATCATTGTGGAAACGTAGGCTATCGCGGTGGTCAGCAAAATCCATTTCGCAGAGCCCGAACCCAGTTCTGCTAACGCGGGCGTGACTAGGCCAATGATGATCAATGGGATGGCGAACCCGATGAAGGTCCCAAAGATCGAGTTAAATGTGAAGAACACGCGCGCTAACCCCGGAGGGAAAAACTGGCCGCAGATAACGGCGAGTACGATCGCGATCAGGATCCAGACGTAAAGCGGGAGCCTTCTAAAAGTTTTCACCATGATTCTTTCTACACTTGTGTTTTAGGATCTGCTCGGCCATCACGGGTTAGGTGCGGCGCGAGCGGTACGAGCATCTATGGTATCTGCAGTATTCATCATTTGCGGAATCGCTCCCTCGCTCTTTGTGTCCTTCCCCTTTTTTACCTAGCCGAAGTCCGGATTTGCCCCGCCCGTTCACAACGACGCGCCCCGGCAGTACGCGAAGCACTGGGGATGGTGGACAGGTTGGAGTTGGCACGGTGAAATAAGACGTATGGAAAGAAGTAAACCCTGGTTAGTGTGCGCACTGATCCTGTTGGGGGGCCAGGTGTGGTTGCTGTATTCACCTGCGGGCGCGCCCTCAACCGAAGGGCTGGCGGCACTGCTCCGCCAAGTGCTCACACCGTTACCGGGCCCGTCCGCACCCGGGGAACCCGGGTTCGACAAAGTCGCCCACGCAACGAGTTTTGCCGCTGTAACCGCCGCCCTCCTACTTGCGCATCTGCCCTCACGGTGGGTGGTGGGATTCAGCGTGGTTCACGCAATAACCTCAGAAATTGTGCAAGCACTGCTCATCCCTGGACGCGATGGCGACCCGGTTGATGCCCTCTTCGACCTCGGCGGTATTTTATTCGCCTGGGCGGTGATAACGTGGTGGAAAAACAGGATTGGGAAGGAACCCGATGCAGCAGGTACCCGTTAAAGGCACGATTCGACTGGGGCAACTATTGAAGCTAGCGAACCTCGTGGAAGATGGCGTGATGGCGCGCGAAGCAATCCAAGGGGGATTCGTGGACGTCGACGGGCAAGTGGAAACCCGGCGGGGGAAGCAGCTGAAAACCGGGCAGGTCATCACCGTCCACTTTGACGACGGCGACGAAACCGTACAGGTCGTTTCCGCCCCATAACCCGCGGGTTCGCCTGCAGGCACTAGTCCGCCAGGATTGCCGGCCCAAGCGTGGCCTTCAGGTCCGAGTAGAACGACGAATCCGTGTTCACCCGATAGCGTTGCCCCAGTTCCGCGAGGATCGTGGGGGTACCCGCGCGCTTAATCCGCATGTGCACGGGTGAAGGCCCGGGGTGCGCGCTCAAAATATCACGCAGCATCTCCACGCGGTCGGTGGTGCAGAACTGCCAGGGCATATCCAAAACCACCGGCACGGTCCCGTCCTCACGCAAATCCAGAATCGTCATCGTCTGGCCCGCAATGGAAACCTCCGAGTCCCGGTCCAGCACCTGCCCCTCAACTTGAACAATCAAATCCGCACTCAGCGCATGCGAAATCGTCTGGTAAGTGCGGGGGAAGAACAGGATATTCACCGAGCCCGACAGGTCCTCAAGTGTAGCGGTGGCCCACAGCTCGCCTTTGCGTGTCGTTTTAATCGCCACCGCCGTAATCAACCCAGCGACCTTAACGCTCTGCCTGTCCTGAAGCGATTCCGCGTTCACGAGCTGTGAAATCTCCTGATCCTGGTACCGCGCCAACGCCCGATTAACCCCAGACAGCGGGTGGTCTGACACGTACAACCCCAGCATTTCGCGTTCAAACGCCAACTTTTCTTTCTTCGGCCACTCCGGAATCTGCGGTACCTCAACCGTCATCGCAGACATCCCCATATCGGTGGCGGATGCGAACAGGTCGAACTGGCCCGCAGCCTCATTGCGTTTCAGCTTCACGGAAGAATCCACCGCTTCCTCATGGATCGCCACCAGAGCACGCCGACACGGTTCAATCGCGTCGAACGCACCCGCTTTAATCAGCGATTCAATCGTGCGCTTGTTACACACCGCGGTCGGTACCTTATCCAAAAAGTCCGTGAAATCCTCGTAGTCCCTCCGTTCTTTACGGGTCGCCGTGATCCCATCCACCACGTGGCCACCCACGTTCCGCACCGCTGCGAGCCCAAACCGGATGTCCTCCCCCACAGCTGTGAAGTTCGCTTCCGAAGAGTTCACATCCGGAGGCAGCACCGTGATCCCCATGCGCCGGCACTCCGACAGGTACAGCGACAGTTTGTCTTTATTGTCCTTTTGCGACGTGAGTAGTGCCGCCATGAACTCGACTGGGTAATGGGTTTTCAACCACGCGGTCCAATACGACACCAACCCGTAGGCCGCCGAGTGCGCCTTGTTGAACGCGTAGTTAGAAAACGGTACCAAAATATCCCACAGGGTTTTCACCGCGTCTTCCGAGTACCCGTGGTCGATCATTCCCTGGCGGAATGGGACGTATTCCTTATCCAGAATCTCCTTTTTCTTCTTCCCCATGGCGCGGCGCAGCAAGTCCGCTTGTCCCAGCGTGTATCCCGCCAGCTTCTGCGCGATCGCCATCACCTGTTCCTGGTAGACGATCAGGCCGTATGTGGTACCGAGAATGTCTTTCAGTGGTTCCGCCAGTTCCGGGTGGATTGGTTCAATCGGGGCCCGCCCGTTCTTACGGTCCGCGTACTTATTGTGCGAATCTGCCCCCATCGGGCCGGGCCGGTAGAGCGCACCCACAGCGGAAATGTCTTCGAAGTTGTTGGGCCGCATCCGTTTGAGCAGTTTCTGCATCCCGTCCCCATCGAGTTGGAACACGCCCAGCGTCTCCCCCGTTGAGAGCAGTTTGAATGTCGCTTGGTCGTCGAGCGGGACTTCCTGCAGGTCCGGTTGTTTCTTTCCGTTTAGCCCAATGTTTTCAATCGTGTCCGATAGTACCGTGAGGTTACGCAGCCCCAGGAAGTCCATTTTTAGTAGCCCGAGGGATTCGCACGTCGGGTAGTCGAACTGCGTGATGATCGCGCCGTCTGCGGGTCGCTTCATCATCGGGATGATGTCTTGCAGCGGTGCGGATGACATGATTACTGCGCACGCGTGCACACCCCACTGGCGAGTGATGCCTTCGAGTCCTTTCGCCATTTCCACCACGGGGTGCGTGTCCGGTTCTTCCGCGTGTAAGCGCCGGAATTCCGCGGCCTCGTCGTAGCGTTTATCGTTTGGGTCAAAGATGCCCGACACGGTGATGTCTTTACCCATCACGGATGGGGGCATGGCTTTCGTCAGTTTCTCGCCAACTGAGTACGGGAGCCCCTGCACGCGCGCGGAATCCTTCAGCGCCTGCTTAGCTTTAATCTTCCCGTAGGTAACTACCTGCGCGACCCGGTCGTCACCGTACTTTTGGGTCACGTACTCGATCACTTCGCCGCGCCTACGCTCGTCAAAGTCCACGTCGAAGTCCGGCATGGACACGCGTTCTGGGTTCAGGAACCGTTCAAAGATCAATCCGTGTTCGAGGGGGTTCAGGTCCGTGATGTGCATCGCGTACGCCACCATTGAGCCCGCCCCTGAGCCACGGCCCGGTCCCACGCGAATGTTTTGACTTTTCGCCCAGCGGATGAAGTCGGACACCACCAGGAAGTAGCCGGGGAACCCCATTTGCGTAATGATCCCCACTTCGTATTCCGCTTGTTTACGCACGTGGTCTGGCACGCCCGACGGGAACCGGGAGATGAGTCCGCGCTCTACCTCTTTAACGAACCATGAGGTCTCATCTTCCCCTTGAGGCACTGGGAAGCGCGGCATGAAGTTCGCCCCATCCGCGGTGGTGCGGAATGTGATGTCGCAACGGCGGGCGATTTCGAGCGTGTTGTCACATGCTTGCGGTAGTTCCAACCAGTCATTTCGCATGTCCTCAGACGAACGAATGTAGTAGCCTGAACCGTCAAATCGGAATCGGTCCGGGTCGTTGAGCGTGGATCCGGAGTTAATGCACAAGAGCGCGTCTTGAATATCGCGGTCTTCTTTGCGCACGTAGTGAGCGTCGTTGGTGACCACCGGGGGCAGTCCCATGTGTTTAGACAGTTTCAGTAGGTCTGCTTTGGTGCGGCGTTCAATTTCAATCCCGTGGTCCATTAGTTCCACGTAGAGGTTGTCTTTACCGAAAATGTCTTTCAGCCGCCCCGTCGCCGCCACTGCTTCGTCCCACTGGCCGAGGCGCAGGCGGGTCTGCACCTCAGAGGACGGGCAACCGGTGAACGCGATCAGTCCTTTTGAGTAACGTTCAAGTAGTTCCATGTCGATCCGCGGCCACTTGCCCATCTGTCCCTCGAGGGAAGCGAGTGACCCCATGCGGAACAGGTTGTGCATCCCTTCGGTCGTTTCCGCGATGAGCGTCAGGTGAGTGTACGCACCGCGGGCCGAAACGTCGTCGCGCCGCTGCCACTCTTCGCCCCACAGCACGCGTTTTTGTTCGAACCGGGAAATGCCGGGCGTCATGTAGGCTTCCAACCCAACAATTGGTTTAACTCCAGCGGCCTTCGCTTCGGTGTAGAACTCGTAGGCGCCAAACAGGTAGCCGTGGTCGGTGATGGCGATGGCTTCTTGATTCAGCCGCGCAGCCTCTTCCACCAGGGGCTTCAGTTTTGAAGCGCCATCTAGCATTGAGTACTCGGTGTGGTTGTGTAGGTGAACGAACTGATCTTTAGCCATGGCGCCAGTTTAACCCGAGTGCGGGTTATTCACCGAAGTGTCGCAGTTGGGTTAACGCGCCTTCCAAGTCCGCCATGTATGGCGCGTTCACAACCGTGCGGATACCTGTGCGGGGATGTTCGAATTCGAGGGTGCGGGCGTGTAACCACTGGCGTTTAAGCCCGAGTTTCTGTGCTTGTTGCGCGTCCGCACCGTAGAATGTGTCCCCTACGCACGGGTGGTGGAGGGCAGAGAAATGCACGCGGATTTGGTGGGTACGACCGGTTTCTAACTCCACTTCAACCAGCGCGGCTCCCGCGAGCAGTTCGAGTGTGCGGTAGTGCGTGACTGCGCGGCGTCCTCCCGCTACTACTGCCATACGCCATTCTTTTGAGGGGTGGCGCGCAATCGGCGCGTCAATCGTCCCGGTCTGCGGGTCCGGGTGACCGCACACGATCGCGTGGTAGATTTTGCGCACCTTTCGTTCTTTGAACGCGTGTTTGAGTTTGGTGTACGCCAGCTCGGATTTCGCTACTGCCATTGCCCCAGAGGTGCCCACGTCGAGGCGATGTACTATCCCTTGTCGCTCCGGTGGGCCTGACGTGGAGATACGTAAACCACTTGCCTCCAGTTCGGTCAACACGGTTGGCCCGGACCAGCCCGGCCCGGTGTGCGCCGCAACTCCCACCGGTTTGTTGACCACCACGACGTCCTCGTCGTTATAGATAATGTCCATGCCCACCACCGGGGGTGGCACTGCTTTCGGCTGCGCCATATCGACTTCCAGCAGACCTTCCCCCGGTAGTTTAAAGTTCTTCTTCACTGTCTGTGCATTAACCCGAACTTTCCCCGCTTCCACGAGGTCACTACTCGCGGTGCGGGACAGCCCGAGCATACGCGCCAGCGCAGTGTCCACGCGCATCCCCACTAAGGCATCTGGGATCGGGAGGAAACGGGTGTCACTCATCGGGTTGCCCTCGTCTATGTGCAACTTGCTCTTGGACGCCCGCAGGATGCTCGCTCCGACCC from Gleimia hominis harbors:
- the dnaE gene encoding DNA polymerase III subunit alpha; the encoded protein is MAKDQFVHLHNHTEYSMLDGASKLKPLVEEAARLNQEAIAITDHGYLFGAYEFYTEAKAAGVKPIVGLEAYMTPGISRFEQKRVLWGEEWQRRDDVSARGAYTHLTLIAETTEGMHNLFRMGSLASLEGQMGKWPRIDMELLERYSKGLIAFTGCPSSEVQTRLRLGQWDEAVAATGRLKDIFGKDNLYVELMDHGIEIERRTKADLLKLSKHMGLPPVVTNDAHYVRKEDRDIQDALLCINSGSTLNDPDRFRFDGSGYYIRSSEDMRNDWLELPQACDNTLEIARRCDITFRTTADGANFMPRFPVPQGEDETSWFVKEVERGLISRFPSGVPDHVRKQAEYEVGIITQMGFPGYFLVVSDFIRWAKSQNIRVGPGRGSGAGSMVAYAMHITDLNPLEHGLIFERFLNPERVSMPDFDVDFDERRRGEVIEYVTQKYGDDRVAQVVTYGKIKAKQALKDSARVQGLPYSVGEKLTKAMPPSVMGKDITVSGIFDPNDKRYDEAAEFRRLHAEEPDTHPVVEMAKGLEGITRQWGVHACAVIMSSAPLQDIIPMMKRPADGAIITQFDYPTCESLGLLKMDFLGLRNLTVLSDTIENIGLNGKKQPDLQEVPLDDQATFKLLSTGETLGVFQLDGDGMQKLLKRMRPNNFEDISAVGALYRPGPMGADSHNKYADRKNGRAPIEPIHPELAEPLKDILGTTYGLIVYQEQVMAIAQKLAGYTLGQADLLRRAMGKKKKEILDKEYVPFRQGMIDHGYSEDAVKTLWDILVPFSNYAFNKAHSAAYGLVSYWTAWLKTHYPVEFMAALLTSQKDNKDKLSLYLSECRRMGITVLPPDVNSSEANFTAVGEDIRFGLAAVRNVGGHVVDGITATRKERRDYEDFTDFLDKVPTAVCNKRTIESLIKAGAFDAIEPCRRALVAIHEEAVDSSVKLKRNEAAGQFDLFASATDMGMSAMTVEVPQIPEWPKKEKLAFEREMLGLYVSDHPLSGVNRALARYQDQEISQLVNAESLQDRQSVKVAGLITAVAIKTTRKGELWATATLEDLSGSVNILFFPRTYQTISHALSADLIVQVEGQVLDRDSEVSIAGQTMTILDLREDGTVPVVLDMPWQFCTTDRVEMLRDILSAHPGPSPVHMRIKRAGTPTILAELGQRYRVNTDSSFYSDLKATLGPAILAD
- a CDS encoding RluA family pseudouridine synthase produces the protein MSDTRFLPIPDALVGMRVDTALARMLGLSRTASSDLVEAGKVRVNAQTVKKNFKLPGEGLLEVDMAQPKAVPPPVVGMDIIYNDEDVVVVNKPVGVAAHTGPGWSGPTVLTELEASGLRISTSGPPERQGIVHRLDVGTSGAMAVAKSELAYTKLKHAFKERKVRKIYHAIVCGHPDPQTGTIDAPIARHPSKEWRMAVVAGGRRAVTHYRTLELLAGAALVEVELETGRTHQIRVHFSALHHPCVGDTFYGADAQQAQKLGLKRQWLHARTLEFEHPRTGIRTVVNAPYMADLEGALTQLRHFGE